Proteins encoded together in one Aurantiacibacter aquimixticola window:
- the phhA gene encoding phenylalanine 4-monooxygenase, whose amino-acid sequence MMTELAEKERLGADRAEDYSALPEISLDVFTAPLKRPEHVGHDWLEPKQTEYTSEDDRIWDDLFARQMGILPGRACSAMLEGLEKLDLGKGGVPDFGELSEELGKRTGWSVVPVPMLIPDHVFFWHLANRRFPAGNFIRTRETFDYIQEPDVFHDVFGHVPLLTDPVFADYMQEYGRAGWKAMRYNRLKALGALYWYTVEFGLIMENGEPRIFGAGISSGPTEAVFALEAESPNRIMLNVDRVMRTDYVIDDLQPTYFVIESFDDLYRQTVERDFDRLYRSLGPSFTYANSAIIDVDNVLQRGTQEYFLRGGRGSSADPV is encoded by the coding sequence ATGATGACCGAGCTTGCCGAAAAAGAGCGCCTTGGCGCCGATCGCGCGGAAGATTATTCCGCGCTTCCCGAAATTTCGCTCGACGTCTTCACCGCGCCGCTGAAGCGGCCAGAGCATGTCGGGCATGACTGGCTCGAACCGAAGCAGACCGAATACACGTCCGAAGACGACCGCATCTGGGACGATCTGTTCGCTCGCCAGATGGGGATACTGCCCGGGCGCGCTTGCTCCGCCATGCTCGAAGGGCTGGAGAAACTCGATCTCGGCAAGGGCGGCGTGCCCGATTTCGGTGAGCTTTCCGAAGAGCTCGGCAAGCGCACCGGCTGGAGCGTCGTGCCGGTGCCAATGCTCATCCCCGATCACGTGTTTTTCTGGCATCTTGCCAACAGGCGTTTCCCGGCAGGCAATTTTATTCGCACACGCGAGACATTCGATTACATCCAAGAACCGGACGTCTTTCACGACGTCTTCGGGCACGTGCCGCTGCTGACCGATCCGGTGTTTGCCGACTACATGCAGGAATATGGCCGCGCCGGATGGAAGGCGATGCGCTACAACCGGCTGAAAGCACTCGGTGCCCTCTACTGGTATACGGTCGAATTCGGTCTGATCATGGAAAATGGCGAGCCGCGCATCTTCGGCGCGGGCATATCGTCAGGGCCCACCGAGGCAGTTTTCGCGCTGGAAGCGGAAAGCCCCAATCGCATCATGCTGAACGTGGACCGCGTTATGCGTACCGATTATGTGATCGACGACCTGCAACCGACTTATTTCGTGATCGAGAGCTTCGACGACCTCTATCGGCAGACGGTGGAGCGCGACTTCGACCGACTTTATCGCAGTCTCGGCCCAAGCTTTACCTACGCCAATTCGGCCATCATCGATGTCGACAATGTGCTGCAGCGCGGCACGCAGGAATATTTTCTTCGTGGCGGTCGTGGTTCTTCGGCGGATCCCGTCTGA
- a CDS encoding GlsB/YeaQ/YmgE family stress response membrane protein, producing the protein MGIVFMIVVGGILGWLTAFLQCREGDMGCMQQHLASGVAGALLGGLLFAPAIGAGDLVSARYSVGALFVSVFGALIALFFLNLLQRRILR; encoded by the coding sequence ATGGGCATTGTGTTCATGATTGTTGTCGGAGGTATTCTGGGATGGCTCACCGCTTTTCTGCAGTGCCGTGAGGGCGACATGGGATGCATGCAGCAGCATCTTGCTTCGGGCGTAGCGGGTGCACTACTGGGGGGATTGCTGTTCGCCCCCGCCATCGGTGCCGGCGATCTGGTGTCGGCTCGCTACAGTGTCGGCGCTCTGTTCGTGTCCGTTTTCGGCGCACTCATCGCACTTTTTTTCCTGAACCTGTTGCAACGACGCATTTTGCGTTAA
- a CDS encoding undecaprenyl-diphosphate phosphatase, translating to MTFLQMLILAIVQGVTEFLPISSSGHLILVPVFTGAEDQGPMLDIAVHVGSLLAIIVYFFKDVAGLARGGFATIGIGSAPREKRLFWWIILGTIPAVILGLSIKLGFLNSIAEAWFGLTVVDDDLLASLRFTDLIAVNLIVYGILLGLADKFGPTHRSYEDMTWKDGLLVGIAQALALIPGTSRSGVTMTAARALGFERVEAARFSFLLSIPAVAGAGVLIVPDLLAADGALLQEAIITGALTFVAAFLTMAFLMNFLKKASMMVFVVYRIAMGAALLAFF from the coding sequence ATGACTTTCCTCCAGATGCTGATTCTCGCCATCGTGCAGGGGGTCACCGAATTTCTGCCGATCTCCTCCTCCGGCCACTTGATCCTGGTGCCGGTTTTCACCGGAGCGGAAGATCAGGGCCCGATGCTGGACATCGCGGTTCATGTCGGCTCGCTGCTCGCGATCATCGTGTATTTCTTCAAGGACGTGGCGGGCCTGGCGCGCGGAGGTTTCGCCACGATCGGCATCGGCAGCGCTCCGCGGGAAAAGCGGCTCTTCTGGTGGATCATCCTCGGCACGATTCCGGCGGTCATCCTCGGCCTCTCCATCAAGTTGGGTTTTCTGAATTCGATTGCCGAGGCTTGGTTCGGCTTGACCGTCGTCGATGACGACCTGCTCGCTTCGCTGCGTTTCACGGACCTGATCGCGGTGAACCTCATCGTTTACGGGATCCTGCTTGGCCTCGCGGACAAGTTCGGCCCGACCCACCGCAGTTATGAAGACATGACGTGGAAGGACGGACTGCTCGTCGGCATTGCGCAGGCACTTGCGCTGATTCCCGGCACCAGCCGCTCCGGCGTGACGATGACGGCTGCCCGCGCGCTCGGTTTCGAGCGGGTGGAGGCGGCGCGCTTCTCCTTTCTCCTGTCGATCCCTGCCGTGGCTGGTGCGGGCGTGTTGATCGTCCCAGACCTGCTGGCGGCCGATGGTGCATTGTTGCAGGAAGCGATCATTACCGGCGCGCTGACCTTCGTCGCGGCGTTCCTCACCATGGCGTTCCTCATGAATTTCCTGAAGAAAGCGTCGATGATGGTGTTCGTCGTCTATCGCATCGCGATGGGCGCCGCGCTGCTGGCTTTCTTCTGA